A genomic window from Betta splendens chromosome 17, fBetSpl5.4, whole genome shotgun sequence includes:
- the pcmtd1 gene encoding protein-L-isoaspartate O-methyltransferase domain-containing protein 1, whose amino-acid sequence MGGAVSAGEDNDDLIDNLKEAQYIRTEKVEQAFRAIDRGDYYLDGYRDSAYKDLAWKHGNIHLSAPCIYSEVMEALKLQPGLSFLNLGSGTGYLSTMVGLIIGPYGVNHGVELHKDVVEYAREKLEDFIKNSDSFDKFEFCEPVFVVGNCLEISTDSHQYDRIYCGAGVQKDHENYMKVLLKIGGILVMPVEDQLTQITRTGQCTWESKNILAVSFAPLIQQSRADGEKPDTVQLPPVTVRGLEDLSRIYIRRTLRNLAGPDSQGNGAVQRVPQKRKRRRCRRRRINTYVFVGNQLIPQMVESEEEEHAEEEHKEVEVEEEERDIGDIEILKQVNVLRDQIMALPLPESLKAYLLYYREK is encoded by the exons ATGGGGGGAGCCGTCAGCGCCGGGGAGGACAACGACGACCTCATTGATAACCTGAAGGAGGCGCAGTACATCCGCACGGAGAAGGTGGAACAGGCCTTTCGGGCCATAGACCGCGGGGACTACTACCTGGACGGGTACCGGGACAGTGCCTACAAAGACTTGGCATGGAAGCACGGCAACATACACCTGTCCGCTCCCTGTATATACTCTGAGGTGATGGAGGCCCTAAAACTGCAGCCAGGACTTTCGTTCCTCAATCTGGGCAGTGGAACTGGGTACCTGAGCACAATGGTGGGCCTTATCATAG GACCTTATGGTGTGAACCACGGAGTCGAGCTCCATAAGGACGTTGTTGAATATGCcagagagaagctggaggatTTCATTAAAAATAGCGACAGCTTCGATAA GTTCGAGTTTTGTGAACCCGTCTTTGTTGTGGGGAATTGCCTTGAAATCTCAACAGACAGCCACCAATACGACCGCATTTACTGCGGCGCCGGCGTGCAGAAGGACCATGAAAATTACATGAAAGTCCTGCTCAAAATTGGCGGCATACTTGTGATGCCTGTAGAGGATCAG CTGACCCAGATAACCAGGACCGGCCAGTGCACGTGGGAGAGTAAAAACATCTTGGCCGTGTCCTTTGCCCCCTTgatccagcagagcagagccgaTGGAGAGAAGCCCGACACTGTCCAGTTGC CCCCGGTGACGGTCCGCGGCCTGGAGGACCTGTCGCGGATCTACATCCGCCGCACCCTCCGGAACCTGGCCGGCCCGGACAGCCAGGGGAACGGGGCGGTGCAGCGGGTCCCGCAGAAGCGCAAGCGCCGGCGGTGCCGGCGGCGGCGCATCAACACCTACGTTTTTGTAGGCAACCAGCTCATCCCCCAGATGgtggagagcgaggaggaggagcacgccgaggaggagcacaaggaggtggaggtggaggaggaggagagagacattGGCGACATTGAAATCCTCAAGCAAGTGAACGTGCTGAGAGACCAAATAATGGCTTTACCGCTGCCTGAGTCACTGAAGGCCTATTTGCTGTATTACAGAGAGAAATGA